From Bacillus sp. FSL K6-3431, the proteins below share one genomic window:
- a CDS encoding glucosamine-6-phosphate deaminase, giving the protein MNIIVVKNQEEAAEKALELMKAGLENGYIKTLGLATGSTPLKLYEKMRGANLDVSDVTTVNLDEYVGLAPSDDQSYDYFMKAELFDQVKFKETNLPNGVAANLEEECARYEAILADHPIDLQVLGLGTNAHIGFNEPGTSFDSKTHVVELTESTIESNKRNFEKVEDVPTHAISMGIASIMAAKEIVLLAFGEAKAEAVKQMVNGPVSEECPASILQNHAKVTIIIDEAAASQL; this is encoded by the coding sequence ATGAATATTATTGTAGTGAAAAATCAAGAAGAAGCAGCAGAAAAAGCACTTGAATTGATGAAAGCTGGTCTGGAAAATGGGTATATTAAAACCCTTGGACTTGCTACTGGTAGTACGCCACTTAAGCTTTATGAAAAAATGCGTGGTGCAAATTTAGACGTTTCAGATGTTACAACAGTGAATTTGGATGAATACGTAGGACTCGCACCTAGTGACGATCAAAGTTATGATTATTTTATGAAAGCAGAGCTTTTTGATCAAGTGAAGTTCAAGGAAACGAACTTGCCAAATGGCGTTGCTGCAAACTTAGAAGAAGAATGTGCACGATACGAAGCGATTTTGGCAGATCATCCAATAGATTTACAAGTTCTTGGCTTAGGAACGAATGCGCATATCGGATTCAACGAACCAGGAACATCTTTTGACTCTAAGACACATGTAGTGGAATTAACAGAGTCTACGATCGAGTCAAATAAACGTAACTTCGAAAAAGTAGAAGACGTACCAACACACGCAATCTCAATGGGAATTGCATCAATTATGGCAGCAAAAGAGATCGTATTACTTGCTTTTGGTGAAGCAAAAGCAGAGGCTGTAAAACAAATGGTGAATGGTCCAGTCTCTGAAGAATGCCCAGCATCCATTCTCCAAAATCATGCAAAAGTAACGATCATCATCGATGAAGCGGCAGCAAGTCAGCTGTAA